Proteins encoded in a region of the Anabaena sp. PCC 7108 genome:
- a CDS encoding type II toxin-antitoxin system VapC family toxin, translating to MYLLDTNHCSALIFGDSLIIDHAKSAGESNLAISVVTVGELLYMAENSQKIADNLQIIEDFIADISIYDINDSVSHIYAKLKAKIMDKFAPKERNKRQKTKITDLGIGENDLWIAATAIENNLIVVSRDSDFQKIKQAWDFSLENWHINE from the coding sequence ATGTATTTACTTGATACTAACCATTGTAGTGCTTTAATTTTTGGTGATTCTCTCATTATAGATCATGCGAAAAGTGCTGGAGAATCTAATTTAGCTATTTCGGTAGTAACTGTAGGAGAATTACTATATATGGCTGAAAATTCTCAAAAAATAGCAGATAATTTGCAGATTATAGAAGATTTTATAGCAGATATTTCTATTTATGATATAAATGATAGCGTCAGCCATATTTATGCAAAACTGAAAGCAAAAATTATGGATAAATTTGCACCAAAGGAAAGAAATAAACGCCAGAAAACAAAAATTACTGATTTGGGTATTGGTGAAAATGATTTATGGATTGCTGCTACTGCTATAGAAAATAATTTAATTGTAGTTTCTCGTGATAGCGATTTTCAAAAAATTAAACAAGCATGGGATTTTTCTTTAGAAAATTGGCATATAAATGAGTAA
- a CDS encoding DEAD/DEAH box helicase, whose product MKIPVKLQELIPQPEAAILSISSLMGQKLALVDCTNIAELTPEQLNLIFTHIPPTWDYQELTEIFNPETCTETFTNQLIAYIDHRLGRTPQPSTITNYQSPIPDSLDIFNFRNEIIGDYRRYIKSFLKIRDTKVREFVNQELEKGQLWTNPLVQLNPKYRPGATVTELVNSGILHPECTQYFSKNGKPFHFHYHQQQAFETAEKQEPYVLTTGTGSGKSMTYVVPIFNDLLRHPEIQGVRAILVYPMNALINSQEEEIKKFLNNIPNTHIRVAKYTGQESLTTKTEIQNNPPHILLTNYVMLELMLSRTHEEKLVASPELKFLVLDELHTYRGRQGADVAILIRKLRQRCGQKLLCIGTSATMSTEGTRTERRQVVADVASKLFGVEIKPHNVIDETLERSIKLTEPTIKDLRESIEQGLPPETEQTLENFQNHPLSYWIEMTFGLEDKQGHLVRRTPITLEAGAEKLAEIYVRSCALAQNSENAISENAINQINNSESAISEDAINRNYELVENRIYQLCLNVLKQMFLWGSTTKGLAFRLHQFISQGGSVYATIETPEKRFLTLEGQYTTTDNRLLYPLVFCRECGHDYYVVNYNNDKQIVLPQLPTALDMSPEYADIQAGYLTLDEPELWDSYKDEERLPDSWFTETKNKGRVAKKDYAKFIPQKLQILPNGKITTSVLQGTTCWFIPRPFRVCLNCGVVHDGNKNEFTKLSRLSSEGRSTATTLLCLSTVSRLKQVFTGEKAQAAKILSFTDNRQDASLQAGHFNDFVQTSFLRAALLGALQTKGQLTHSELVSEVIKQMGLKQAAYAKEVAEFGRGKQRNEEAFRKLIEYRLYEDLRRGWRIVQPNLEQCGLLIIEYDGLQDICAETALWQKHRHPVLLQATPQERFIATQALLNHLRRELAVDAKLIQFEQKDSLLRDVFQAIKEPWVFDENEQLHFAEWAITDSNTNKKAKVKLTSRSKIGRFLRSPKAWSLRSELLTEAEYSNLIVTLINALSDAGYLCQDNPGIQLRIDSLVWKATKLSEIPSDPLASKRLQGQEDAKRPVNSFFQEFYQSNAQKIQTMEGREHTGQVRTQARQEREERFRKGELASLFCSPTMELGIDISDLSVVHLRNVPPSPANYAQRSGRAGRSGQEALVITYAAIGSGHDQYFFKRQEQMVAGAVAPPKLELANQDLVQSHVYSIWLAHTGVYLDDSMNKILDLDVDGYPLKDSIRQQLILSPGKLAECLQATQSILADTFCQTDLQKASWYSVNWLQFTIENALNTLNRKCDRWRELYREAVIQLDKARNIIDRHARGYVSQEENDIAKAQEREALRQRSLLVGLNQGKSNSEFEFYPYRYFAAEGFLPGFNFPRLPVRAYIPTNDGGEFISRPRVVALREFAPSNIIYYEGSKFMVSKTKIPVGGIDSQYQRVKCCFNCGYFHTDNLSRDTCENCGTQFKPDAYQNLSELSRVLAMDTALTRRRERITCDEEERLKYGYNITTHFRYAAQKQESATVLAADHTPLFKLTYGSTATLWRINRGLKKNTEERGFKLDIKTGLWGDLKTNLSPTNLPPETLHTEVNLMVDDTCNILVIEPLSVPQDNKEAFIATLQYILETAIQAVYKLEPDELDSERLGEGKYLLFWEASEGGAGVLSQLLQQPNAFQKIANAALDICHFKTPKDSCVQACYECLLSYRNQFDHPLINRHLIKPLLDDLQASTVEILGVFRDEKYQELFTQTDANSDFEREVLKEIYQRGYKLPDTAQELITEANCQPDFIYHQEVIALFCDGSVHDSPEQKKQDQIERDNLRYNAGYQILTLRYDENWRDKLEVLGSL is encoded by the coding sequence ATGAAAATCCCAGTCAAATTACAAGAACTCATCCCACAACCAGAAGCAGCGATATTATCAATTAGTTCCCTCATGGGACAAAAATTAGCATTAGTTGATTGTACAAACATTGCTGAACTCACCCCCGAACAACTAAACCTAATTTTCACCCATATTCCCCCAACATGGGATTATCAAGAACTAACAGAAATCTTTAATCCAGAAACCTGTACAGAAACCTTTACAAATCAATTAATAGCATATATAGATCACCGTTTAGGACGCACACCGCAACCTTCTACAATTACCAATTACCAATCACCAATTCCCGATTCTCTCGATATATTTAACTTCCGTAATGAAATTATCGGCGACTATCGCCGCTATATAAAAAGCTTCTTAAAAATCCGTGATACTAAAGTTAGAGAATTCGTCAATCAAGAACTTGAAAAAGGACAACTGTGGACAAATCCCCTCGTCCAACTTAACCCCAAATATCGCCCTGGTGCTACAGTTACCGAATTAGTAAATAGCGGTATTTTACATCCTGAATGTACTCAATACTTTTCTAAAAACGGTAAACCCTTTCACTTCCACTATCACCAACAACAAGCATTTGAAACCGCCGAAAAACAAGAACCTTATGTATTAACAACAGGTACAGGTTCTGGGAAAAGTATGACTTATGTAGTCCCCATTTTTAACGACTTACTCCGTCATCCAGAAATTCAAGGAGTCAGGGCAATATTAGTATATCCCATGAACGCCCTGATTAACTCCCAAGAAGAAGAAATCAAGAAATTTCTCAATAACATTCCTAACACCCATATTCGTGTTGCTAAATACACCGGACAAGAAAGTTTAACCACAAAAACCGAAATTCAAAATAACCCACCCCACATATTATTAACTAACTATGTGATGCTGGAATTAATGCTTTCCCGCACCCATGAAGAAAAACTTGTTGCTTCTCCAGAATTAAAATTTTTAGTATTAGATGAACTCCATACCTATCGCGGTAGACAAGGTGCAGACGTAGCCATTTTAATTAGAAAACTTCGCCAACGTTGTGGACAAAAATTATTATGTATTGGGACAAGTGCTACCATGTCCACAGAAGGAACACGCACAGAACGCCGTCAAGTAGTAGCAGATGTTGCGAGTAAATTATTTGGTGTCGAAATTAAACCCCATAACGTCATAGACGAAACCTTAGAACGTTCTATAAAACTGACTGAACCGACGATAAAAGACCTGCGAGAAAGCATTGAACAAGGTTTACCACCAGAGACAGAACAAACATTAGAAAACTTCCAAAACCATCCCCTGAGTTACTGGATAGAAATGACCTTTGGTTTAGAAGATAAACAAGGTCATCTTGTCCGACGTACACCCATCACCCTAGAAGCAGGTGCAGAAAAATTAGCTGAAATTTACGTTCGTAGTTGTGCTTTAGCACAAAATTCTGAAAATGCGATATCAGAAAATGCGATAAATCAAATTAATAATTCAGAAAGTGCAATATCAGAAGATGCGATAAATCGCAACTACGAACTTGTAGAAAATCGTATTTACCAACTATGTTTAAATGTCCTCAAACAAATGTTTTTATGGGGAAGCACAACCAAAGGATTAGCATTTCGACTTCATCAATTTATCTCCCAAGGTGGTAGTGTTTACGCCACTATCGAAACTCCAGAAAAACGGTTTCTCACCTTAGAAGGACAATATACCACCACAGACAACCGTTTACTTTATCCCCTCGTCTTTTGTCGAGAATGCGGACATGATTATTATGTTGTTAATTACAACAACGACAAACAAATAGTCCTTCCACAACTGCCCACAGCATTAGATATGAGTCCCGAATATGCTGATATTCAAGCAGGTTATTTAACCTTAGATGAACCAGAACTTTGGGACTCTTATAAAGATGAAGAAAGACTTCCTGATTCTTGGTTTACCGAAACTAAAAATAAAGGAAGAGTTGCTAAAAAAGATTATGCTAAATTCATTCCCCAAAAATTACAAATTCTCCCCAACGGGAAAATTACAACCTCAGTTTTACAGGGAACAACCTGTTGGTTTATCCCTAGACCATTTCGTGTTTGTCTCAACTGTGGAGTTGTCCACGACGGTAACAAAAACGAATTTACCAAACTCTCCCGCCTCAGCAGTGAAGGACGCAGTACCGCTACAACCCTGCTGTGTTTATCCACTGTCAGCCGCCTCAAACAAGTTTTCACAGGCGAAAAAGCCCAAGCCGCCAAAATTCTCAGTTTCACCGATAACCGCCAAGATGCCTCATTACAAGCGGGACATTTTAACGATTTTGTGCAAACCAGTTTTTTACGTGCTGCTTTATTAGGTGCATTACAAACCAAAGGACAACTCACCCACAGCGAGTTAGTCAGCGAAGTTATCAAACAAATGGGACTAAAACAAGCAGCTTACGCCAAAGAAGTGGCAGAGTTTGGTAGAGGAAAACAGCGCAATGAAGAGGCATTTCGCAAACTCATAGAATATCGTCTTTATGAAGACTTGCGCCGGGGTTGGCGCATTGTCCAACCTAATTTAGAACAGTGCGGACTGCTGATCATCGAATATGATGGTTTACAGGATATCTGCGCGGAAACTGCCCTGTGGCAAAAACACCGTCACCCAGTCTTATTACAAGCTACCCCCCAGGAACGGTTTATTGCTACCCAAGCGTTATTAAATCATTTGCGGCGAGAATTAGCCGTTGATGCCAAATTAATCCAATTTGAACAAAAAGACTCCCTCCTCAGAGATGTTTTTCAAGCTATTAAAGAACCTTGGGTATTTGATGAAAATGAACAGTTGCATTTTGCAGAATGGGCAATCACAGACAGTAATACCAATAAAAAAGCGAAAGTAAAACTCACCAGCAGAAGTAAAATTGGTAGATTTTTACGTTCTCCCAAAGCTTGGTCACTCAGAAGTGAACTGTTAACAGAAGCAGAGTACAGTAATTTAATTGTTACCTTAATTAATGCCTTGTCAGATGCGGGTTATCTATGTCAGGATAACCCCGGAATTCAACTCAGAATTGATTCCCTAGTTTGGAAAGCTACCAAATTAAGCGAAATCCCCTCAGACCCCCTGGCATCTAAGCGGTTACAGGGTCAGGAAGATGCAAAAAGACCTGTTAACAGCTTCTTTCAAGAATTTTATCAAAGCAATGCCCAAAAAATTCAAACAATGGAAGGGCGAGAACATACAGGACAAGTCCGCACCCAAGCCCGTCAGGAACGGGAAGAAAGGTTTAGAAAGGGAGAATTAGCCAGCTTATTCTGTTCCCCGACAATGGAATTAGGAATTGATATTTCTGACCTCAGCGTTGTCCATTTGCGGAACGTTCCCCCCAGTCCAGCTAACTATGCCCAACGCAGTGGCCGGGCTGGACGCAGTGGACAGGAAGCATTAGTTATTACCTACGCGGCCATTGGTAGTGGACATGATCAATATTTCTTTAAACGTCAAGAACAGATGGTAGCTGGGGCTGTTGCACCACCCAAATTAGAATTAGCCAACCAAGATTTAGTGCAGTCTCACGTATATTCTATCTGGCTGGCACATACGGGAGTTTACTTAGATGACTCCATGAACAAAATTCTCGATTTGGATGTTGATGGTTATCCCCTCAAGGACAGCATTCGTCAACAATTAATACTGAGTCCTGGGAAATTAGCTGAATGTCTGCAAGCCACTCAATCAATACTTGCAGATACTTTCTGCCAAACTGATTTACAAAAAGCCTCTTGGTATTCTGTGAATTGGCTACAATTTACCATAGAGAATGCACTGAATACATTAAATAGAAAATGCGATCGCTGGCGGGAACTATACCGTGAAGCAGTGATCCAATTAGACAAAGCCCGCAACATCATAGACCGTCATGCTAGAGGCTATGTCAGCCAAGAAGAAAATGACATTGCCAAAGCCCAGGAACGAGAAGCATTAAGACAAAGAAGCTTATTAGTCGGACTCAACCAAGGTAAGAGTAATAGCGAATTTGAATTTTATCCCTACCGCTACTTTGCTGCTGAAGGATTTTTACCAGGGTTTAACTTCCCCCGCTTACCTGTGAGGGCATATATTCCAACTAATGATGGTGGTGAATTTATCTCCCGTCCTCGTGTTGTCGCTTTACGGGAATTTGCACCCAGTAATATTATTTACTATGAAGGTAGTAAATTCATGGTATCAAAAACCAAAATTCCTGTCGGCGGAATTGATAGCCAGTACCAACGAGTAAAATGTTGTTTTAACTGCGGTTATTTCCATACAGATAATTTGAGTCGTGATACTTGTGAAAACTGCGGTACACAGTTCAAACCAGATGCCTATCAAAATCTTTCTGAACTAAGTCGTGTTCTCGCAATGGATACCGCCCTCACCCGCAGAAGAGAAAGGATCACCTGCGACGAAGAAGAAAGACTTAAATACGGTTATAACATCACCACCCATTTCCGCTATGCCGCCCAAAAACAAGAATCTGCTACAGTTTTAGCAGCAGATCATACACCACTATTCAAATTAACCTATGGTAGTACAGCCACCTTATGGCGGATTAATCGGGGACTGAAGAAAAACACCGAAGAAAGAGGTTTTAAATTAGATATCAAAACAGGACTTTGGGGAGATTTAAAAACAAATTTATCACCAACAAACTTACCTCCAGAAACTTTACATACTGAAGTTAATTTAATGGTAGATGACACTTGTAATATTCTCGTCATTGAACCCTTGAGTGTTCCCCAAGACAATAAAGAAGCCTTTATTGCCACACTCCAATACATCCTAGAAACAGCAATTCAAGCAGTTTATAAATTAGAACCAGATGAACTAGATTCAGAACGATTAGGAGAAGGAAAATATCTTTTATTTTGGGAAGCATCAGAAGGTGGTGCAGGAGTTTTATCTCAATTACTCCAACAACCAAATGCTTTTCAAAAAATCGCCAATGCTGCATTAGATATCTGTCATTTTAAAACGCCTAAAGATAGCTGTGTCCAAGCTTGCTATGAATGCTTACTTTCCTACAGAAATCAATTTGACCATCCTTTGATTAATCGTCATCTGATTAAACCTTTACTCGATGATCTGCAAGCAAGTACAGTAGAGATATTAGGTGTATTCCGAGATGAAAAATATCAGGAACTATTCACACAAACAGATGCAAACTCTGATTTTGAACGAGAAGTTTTAAAAGAGATTTACCAACGGGGTTATAAACTACCTGATACAGCCCAGGAATTAATTACTGAAGCGAATTGTCAACCAGATTTTATTTATCATCAGGAGGTGATCGCTCTCTTTTGTGATGGTTCAGTTCATGATAGTCCTGAACAGAAAAAGCAAGACCAAATTGAGAGAGATAATCTGAGATACAATGCTGGATATCAGATATTAACCCTGCGCTATGATGAAAATTGGCGGGATAAATTGGAGGTTTTAGGGAGTTTATGA
- a CDS encoding ParM/StbA family protein codes for MPNIHALQKIFPAGFDNGYGSLKLFVDGFEVVRIPSYISTAEMEDVPGRIVFDGAAYTVGESAFRTGYHFDRNTDHNENKIKNALLMLFGGLAHLPHRKAWHLKLVVSLHDIGLAENLKQELNGEYQPILAGKKSDVTLEIIKVVPEGMGALFGHQLPPKLTVLDFGNGTTLYSRYNQGKREVHTPYPAGVEVLIEDIAEKMKRLNGGKIGNASQIRFCLERGHTKYSRDIDIKDIYTSCLKDWYEKFLKKPVSLTLDAKHQGDEIWAIGGGCLLPGFKKLLEKNGFKILDNPVEANACGLLEMAKAMINKNL; via the coding sequence ATGCCCAACATTCACGCCTTACAAAAAATTTTTCCAGCAGGATTTGATAACGGTTACGGCAGCCTGAAACTTTTCGTCGATGGATTTGAAGTCGTTCGCATCCCCAGCTATATTTCCACAGCCGAGATGGAAGATGTACCAGGAAGAATCGTCTTCGATGGAGCAGCTTACACAGTAGGAGAATCTGCTTTTCGTACAGGTTATCATTTTGACCGCAACACAGACCACAACGAAAACAAAATTAAAAATGCACTGTTGATGTTATTTGGTGGATTAGCACATCTGCCACATCGTAAAGCTTGGCATTTAAAATTAGTAGTCAGTTTACATGACATAGGACTAGCAGAAAATTTAAAACAAGAACTCAACGGAGAATATCAACCAATACTTGCCGGCAAAAAATCAGATGTCACCCTAGAAATAATTAAAGTTGTGCCAGAGGGAATGGGTGCATTGTTTGGGCATCAACTTCCACCCAAGCTCACCGTCCTAGATTTTGGGAATGGCACCACACTCTATTCTCGTTACAACCAGGGAAAGCGAGAAGTTCACACTCCCTACCCCGCAGGTGTAGAAGTTCTCATCGAAGACATTGCCGAAAAAATGAAACGTCTCAACGGGGGGAAAATCGGCAACGCCTCCCAGATTCGATTTTGTTTGGAAAGGGGACATACCAAGTACAGTCGTGACATTGATATTAAAGATATCTACACTAGTTGTTTGAAAGATTGGTATGAAAAATTCTTAAAGAAACCCGTAAGCCTGACACTAGATGCCAAACACCAGGGGGATGAAATTTGGGCGATTGGTGGAGGCTGCTTGTTACCTGGATTTAAGAAGCTATTGGAGAAGAACGGGTTCAAAATTCTGGACAATCCCGTAGAAGCTAATGCCTGTGGATTGCTAGAGATGGCAAAAGCCATGATCAACAAGAATCTGTAG
- a CDS encoding N-6 DNA methylase has translation MIGVQFEGNLLAADITTELLTGNIKGQTPADFGLPKSDKLEDEIAIAWGDAKAYWASFQRQLNRLDAEDTATSITREMAVLLLKSLGYTPVYTAKAEVVEGQTYAISHRAVSQPDSSITNYELPITNYPPIHIIGCRLDIDKRPPSGTPRLSAHGLVQEYLNKTEHLWAIATNGFRWRLLRDSSLMTRLTYIEFDLEQILNGENFAEFGLFYRLFHRSRLPETADDADKCLLEYYHQESLQQGGRVRERLRDGVENALIQLGNGFIQHHSSDPRLLSDPGLLGEVRDLRYYRQLLRLIYRLLFLMVAESRNLLLIGEDTEKARIYLEYYSIERLRELAERPRYRREGFQDIWQGLRVTFKLFDENWRGRILGLSPLNGDLFGSQTLTDLDDCGIDNYDLLTAIRCLSLYEDKGQIRRVNYAALDVEELGSVYESLLDFHPQIKQNQGIYEFKLVFGSDRKTTGSYYTPPQLVQQLIKTALEPVIEEKLKNLTPQPPSLQGNREYEIQGNGENFLPPSPTRRGAGGEVISAQEQALLSLKVIDPACGSGHFLLAAARRIGKELAKVRTGESQPAPEPLRQAVRDVIQNCIYGVDLNPLAVDLCKVALWIEGFATGKPLNFLDHRIKCGNSLVGVLDLDCLDAGIPDDAFKAVTGDDKKLATDFKKRNKKERETQGQLSIFETAADDSYIFAKLWQELADFSENTPQEVKEKERKYQDNLLDNHWWLKYVACNLWTSAFFRPLTEHNLQLLPTTETLNRLKRETVQKVLNSDSNYVSEALPKGALRVTNYELQGLIEAANDLAKEKYFFHWPLEFPEVFEDRGFSCVLGNPPWERIKLQEKEFFASRNLDIANAQNKAAREKLIKELPKQNPALAQAFEDAKHDAEAQSKFIREGGRFPLTAVGDINTYTVFAETTRNLINNNGRVGVIVPTGIATDDTCKKFFGDLIQKQNLASLYDFENRGHLFTALHTKTRFCILHISKQVNNIIYFSFMSKQVKELTDTEKIIVLSSKDINLINPNTGTCPIFRSNADAELTKKIYQRVPVLENEKTGINPWGISFMAMFHMANDSGLFKNQSGKDLVPLYEAKMFYVYNHRHSFYTEEMRKSQQTDFREIELSTIDNLQDPTFVVQPRYWVNHFEVENKLDNWQKKWLLCFRRISNTTNERTAIFSLAPKIAFGDSVFIMLPTINNSHLISCLYGCLNSLVFDFVTRQKMGGNNLSFFIVKQLPVIPPEKYNEKDIEYITPRVLELVYTSWDMQPFAQDMGYNGEPFIWNPNKRALIRAELDAYYAKLYQLTRDELRYILDPAEVYGADFPSETFRVLKNNEIKQFGEYRTQRLVLEAWDRM, from the coding sequence ATGATTGGCGTACAATTTGAAGGCAACTTACTCGCAGCAGATATTACAACCGAACTATTAACCGGTAATATTAAAGGACAAACACCAGCGGATTTTGGCTTACCTAAATCTGATAAATTAGAAGATGAAATTGCGATCGCTTGGGGTGATGCAAAAGCCTATTGGGCATCTTTTCAACGCCAATTAAATAGGCTGGATGCGGAAGATACAGCCACCAGTATCACCCGTGAAATGGCTGTGTTGCTGTTAAAAAGTCTGGGATATACCCCCGTATATACCGCTAAAGCTGAGGTGGTAGAAGGGCAAACCTACGCCATTTCCCATCGTGCTGTATCACAACCAGACTCTTCAATTACGAATTACGAATTACCAATTACGAATTATCCCCCCATTCATATTATTGGTTGTCGGTTGGATATTGATAAACGTCCTCCCAGTGGGACTCCTCGGTTATCAGCACATGGGTTAGTACAGGAATATCTTAACAAGACAGAGCATCTTTGGGCGATCGCAACTAATGGTTTTCGCTGGCGGTTATTACGCGACTCTTCCCTAATGACTCGCCTTACTTATATCGAATTTGACTTAGAGCAGATTCTCAACGGTGAGAACTTTGCCGAATTTGGCTTATTTTATCGGCTTTTCCATCGTTCTCGTTTACCGGAAACTGCGGATGATGCGGATAAATGCCTATTGGAATATTACCATCAAGAAAGTCTGCAACAAGGGGGAAGAGTCCGGGAGAGACTGCGCGACGGGGTAGAAAATGCCTTGATACAGCTTGGAAATGGCTTTATTCAACATCATTCATCAGATCCCCGACTTCTTTCAGATCCCGGACTTCTTGGAGAAGTCCGGGATCTAAGGTATTACCGACAATTATTAAGATTAATCTACCGTTTATTATTCTTAATGGTGGCTGAATCTCGCAACTTATTATTAATTGGAGAAGATACAGAAAAAGCGAGAATTTATCTTGAATATTACAGTATTGAACGGTTGAGAGAATTAGCAGAACGTCCCCGCTATCGTCGGGAAGGATTTCAAGATATTTGGCAAGGTTTACGGGTGACATTTAAGTTATTTGATGAAAATTGGCGCGGACGAATATTAGGATTATCGCCTTTAAACGGTGATTTATTTGGTTCGCAAACCTTGACAGATTTAGATGATTGTGGTATTGATAATTATGATTTATTAACTGCCATTCGTTGTTTATCCTTGTATGAGGATAAAGGACAAATCCGCCGGGTAAATTATGCGGCTTTGGATGTAGAAGAATTGGGAAGTGTCTATGAAAGTTTATTAGATTTTCACCCCCAAATTAAACAAAATCAAGGCATATATGAATTTAAATTAGTATTTGGAAGTGATAGAAAAACCACAGGTTCTTATTACACACCTCCCCAACTTGTCCAACAGTTAATTAAGACAGCATTAGAACCAGTTATTGAGGAGAAATTGAAGAACCTAACCCCCCAACCCCCTTCCCTACAAGGGAATAGGGAGTATGAAATACAAGGAAATGGAGAGAATTTCTTACCCCCCTCTCCTACCAGGAGAGGGGCTGGGGGAGAGGTCATTTCCGCCCAAGAACAAGCGTTATTAAGTTTAAAAGTTATAGATCCTGCTTGTGGTTCTGGACATTTTTTATTAGCAGCAGCAAGACGCATAGGAAAGGAATTAGCGAAGGTGAGAACAGGGGAATCTCAACCAGCACCCGAACCTTTACGTCAAGCGGTGCGTGATGTGATTCAAAACTGTATTTATGGCGTAGATTTGAACCCTTTAGCGGTAGATTTGTGTAAGGTGGCTTTATGGATTGAAGGTTTTGCGACTGGTAAACCTTTGAACTTTTTAGATCATCGGATAAAATGTGGTAATTCTCTTGTTGGTGTTTTGGATTTAGATTGTTTAGATGCAGGTATTCCTGATGATGCTTTTAAAGCGGTGACAGGTGATGATAAGAAATTAGCCACTGATTTTAAAAAGCGGAATAAAAAAGAACGGGAAACCCAAGGACAATTATCTATTTTTGAAACTGCTGCTGATGATAGTTACATCTTTGCAAAGTTATGGCAAGAATTAGCGGACTTTTCCGAAAATACACCCCAGGAAGTTAAAGAAAAAGAGAGAAAATATCAAGATAATCTTTTAGATAATCATTGGTGGTTAAAATATGTAGCTTGTAATTTATGGACTTCGGCATTTTTTAGACCATTAACTGAACATAATTTACAGTTATTACCCACAACAGAAACTTTAAATCGGTTAAAACGGGAAACTGTCCAAAAGGTTCTTAATTCAGATTCTAATTACGTTAGCGAAGCTCTCCCGAAGGGAGCATTACGAGTTACTAATTACGAATTACAAGGGTTAATTGAAGCTGCGAATGATTTAGCAAAGGAAAAGTATTTCTTTCATTGGCCTTTAGAGTTTCCTGAAGTTTTTGAAGATAGAGGTTTTAGTTGTGTTTTAGGTAATCCTCCTTGGGAGAGAATTAAGTTACAAGAAAAGGAGTTTTTCGCTTCTCGTAATTTGGATATTGCGAACGCACAAAATAAAGCAGCGCGGGAAAAGTTGATTAAGGAGTTACCAAAGCAAAATCCAGCTTTAGCGCAAGCTTTTGAAGATGCTAAACATGATGCGGAAGCACAGAGTAAGTTTATTCGGGAAGGGGGGAGATTTCCTTTAACTGCTGTGGGAGATATTAATACTTATACTGTGTTTGCGGAAACCACCAGGAATTTAATTAATAATAATGGAAGAGTTGGGGTAATTGTTCCTACAGGTATCGCAACTGATGATACTTGTAAAAAGTTTTTTGGGGATTTAATTCAAAAGCAGAATTTAGCAAGTTTGTATGATTTTGAAAATCGAGGACATTTATTTACAGCTTTACATACAAAGACTAGATTTTGTATTCTGCATATTTCTAAGCAGGTGAATAATATTATTTACTTTTCTTTTATGTCGAAGCAAGTTAAGGAATTAACTGATACAGAAAAAATCATTGTTTTATCTTCAAAAGATATTAATTTGATTAATCCCAATACTGGAACTTGTCCTATTTTTAGAAGTAATGCAGATGCAGAATTAACCAAGAAAATATATCAGCGTGTACCTGTTTTAGAAAATGAGAAAACCGGAATTAACCCTTGGGGTATTTCATTTATGGCTATGTTTCACATGGCTAATGATAGCGGGTTATTTAAAAATCAATCAGGTAAAGATTTAGTACCACTTTATGAGGCTAAAATGTTTTATGTATATAATCATCGGCACAGTTTTTACACAGAAGAAATGCGGAAAAGTCAACAAACAGATTTTAGGGAGATAGAATTATCTACAATAGATAACTTACAAGATCCAACTTTTGTTGTTCAACCTCGCTATTGGGTGAATCATTTTGAAGTTGAAAATAAATTAGATAATTGGCAAAAAAAATGGCTTTTATGTTTTAGACGTATTAGTAACACTACTAATGAACGTACAGCCATTTTTAGCCTAGCCCCTAAAATCGCATTTGGTGATAGTGTATTTATAATGCTTCCAACAATAAATAATTCACATTTAATATCATGTTTATATGGATGCTTAAATAGTTTAGTTTTTGATTTTGTAACTCGTCAAAAAATGGGAGGTAATAATTTAAGCTTCTTCATAGTCAAACAACTTCCCGTTATTCCCCCAGAAAAATACAACGAAAAAGACATCGAATATATCACCCCCCGCGTCCTGGAATTAGTGTACACATCCTGGGATATGCAACCCTTCGCGCAAGACATGGGATACAACGGAGAACCATTTATTTGGAATCCCAACAAACGCGCCTTAATTCGAGCGGAATTAGACGCATATTACGCCAAACTTTACCAACTCACCCGCGATGAACTACGATATATTTTAGATCCTGCTGAAGTCTATGGTGCAGATTTTCCCAGTGAAACATTTAGAGTATTAAAGAACAACGAAATCAAACAATTTGGGGAATATAGAACCCAAAGATTAGTATTAGAAGCCTGGGATAGGATGTAA